The genomic DNA TACAACCTATATATTAGTTAGAAATTAATCGTGTAGCCACAAGTTGAAGGTATGATGCGTTTCATGCCATTATGCAAGTCCGCTATTGTTTCCGCAACATTCGCGCGTTGAGGGTAACGTTGAAAAAACCCAATACAATTAAGAGGACCTCAAACAAATTCCCTGCATATCTGCCCATTCGCGAATGATTGGTTCGTTCAAATGATCTACGAACGGATTTGCAGCTGCGAGCTGTTTTATGAGATCTTTTAAGACAATGGGCTGAAAGGTGTAAACTTTCTCATGCAGCGAAGGAGATGACTGTACCAACGTTGTTAGTAGATCATaaacttcttttctttgttccTTTGTATCCGTACTAGCATCTAGAACTTGGGATGCTGCTTGCAAGGATGCAATCATCTCTGATTTAGATCTTGAGGGCTTCAGACCAATCTCCTTCAGATTTTGCCGCATTTTTGCCGCAGATTGAGACAGAATTTGAGAGTTTAGGTGGAACTCCTGACCATCCCGGGAATTTTCAGCAATGGGCTCTAAATCAATTACACAGAAGTCCTCATCATTATCTTCTGCCTCCGTATCAGGTACATTCGTCTGTGCATCTATTAAGTGCATCTCAAACagtcttgaaaaatattctttgGCGGACGAAAGCTGAATTTTCCGCATTTTCAGTCGAATCATGTTGGCGCCCATTCTTGGCTCATCAGACCAAATTTTCGGTGAAGCTCGTATCGTAGGATTTCTAGTGGCCGGCACTTGAATAGATGTGGTTTCGTCCGATTTTAGTGGAGATATAAGACATTGCACCGCCTTAAAAGAGCTAGTTAGATCAATTATTCCTTCTGTATTAGGAGGCGGTAAAATGGGGGGAGCACCAAAGTTCGTTAAGGTGCCTTTATATGGATTTTCTGACTTTACTGGTGGCACGGGAAAACTCTCATCTGTAGTGTCCGATACAATAGAGATATGATCGTCGTCATCATATTCTTCATCTGGTTGGTTTATTGGATCTTCCGATGTCAGTTCGTTTGTCCGATGTTCGAAAGGTGACTGTGATGCTTCGTCATATTTCTGTGAACCCTGCCCatgattttcttcaagtttttcCCCTACAAAGTCATCACTCATCACTTGAGATAAAGACATTATCGTGGCCTGTTGACTTTCTTTCATCGGTGACCCTGAGGGTGATGACATGCACTGATCCTTATAAGAATCATCGGGCGGGAGCTGAGACGACGTCCAAAGGTCTTGCTTCGTGCCTTCTACCCCGTACAGAAAGTGATAAACCTCGCCCACCTCCTTGTATTTCGTTTGCGGAAATGTCTCCATCAGTCGCTGATATATATGGTTCCATTCCTGTGCATTATAAATATCATATTTTATCGGAGTCTTTTTTCCTCTCTTGTTATTCACCGATTTTGACAGTTGAGGAGTTTTTAGAATATCTTTAATTTTGCTGTGTTTGCCAGATAGTTTCTTTAGAAGAACTTCTGATTTTGAATGCCCTTCAATATTTGTTTGTGTTACGGATTTTGCTCCGCTCTgtactcttttttttgttcttgtgCTTGTTCTAGATTTTACCGCTGGCCAGGATTTCAAGATTGATTTTGCCTGTGAAGAATCAAGATTATAGTCGAATTGTCGTAACTTGGATTTCATTATATTTTCCTGCTCCAGATCATCCAGCTGGCCCTGTACCTGAGTATTGATAAAAATCGGCACTTCCTCTTGTGATTCAGCTACTGAAGACACAGAAGATAATCCCAATGAATCGGGAATCAGGGTACCGCCGCCTACATCCATATCCAAACCCGGGTTAATATCCCCGTCATCACATTCATCGCCGCTCCCCTCGCAAACCTCTGGTTGACCCTTCCGAACAAGGTCCAAATTTCTGCGAGCCCGCTCGAGATCCATTTCCTACCAGTAGCAGTTCAGCGCTACCTAGGCATCATATAAGCAAATGAGCCGTCGGAATCGAAGGGTTCTGTTCATCAACACTTGTTTATCTTGTATTAAGTGAAGACAAACTTTCCAGTGTCCGGGTAATACGATCATATATCACATATTTAATATTACTAGCATAGAAAGCCTATGTAATCAGTTTGTGTCTCCTTTGTGACACCGATCATTGAAACCCAAGTCCCCCTACGATTGGGCAAGCGGCTATGTTATACTCATGCAGGAGTAGCTTACTGTAACACCATTCTTGAGGTTGACCTGTATATGCCAaagcaacaacaaaaaagCCGCTGTTCGATTCTGCTAGAGATCGTTTAataccaatttttttggttggTGCGCTGTCGGTACCGAAAGATTTTCCCTCGCAAAATGAGCTTCGCTCTGATATCGAAGATACTTTTTGCCAATTTTAAGGCAAAATGAGTCTTAATAAAAGAGTCCACCGAGGTAGAATCCAAAGATCTGTGGTAGGATCAGTTGTCATACACGTTAGTCTCAGGAGTAGCGTACTTTTGTCACACGTTacatattcttttccaacTACTTTAACATAAacatttttgtttattttgttcCAGTGGTACAAAAATTGACCTTTAAAAGTTCTTAGATTACGTGCTTAGCTTTTAGAAAATGCTATCACTTTCAAGATCGTCCATCCGTGGGGCTACTTCAAATGCTCTGAGAGCGTCTGTTCTGTGCTCTTCAAGAAGAGCAGCTTCAAGCGCCGACTGGGTTTATGCCGGGAGTGCGAACAAGAGATATGCTTCAACCGCGCTTCTCAGAAACGAAAATGTTCATACCAAAGCTTTAACACCATCTGCTAGGATTTTTATGGGGCGCCGTTTTGAGGCAACCTCTGTCAAAGTGCCTCCGATGGCCGAATCTCTGACTGAAGGTTCTCTAAAAGATTTCACAAAAGAGGTGGGTGACTTTATCGAAGAAGACCAGTTGTTGGCTACTATCGAAACAGATAAGATCGATATTGAAGTGAATTCGCCGGTCAGTGGTACCATCAAGAAGCTTAATTTCAAGCCCGAAGATACGGTCACAGTGGGCGAAGAGTTAGCTACTATTGAACCAGGTGAACGTAGTTCATCACCggagaagaaagaggagcccaagaaagaagaatcagaaactTCCGCTCCACCACCTCCTCCGACTCCTGCACAAGAACAGAAAGAGGAGCGAGAGGAGCCAAAGAAGGAGAAACCAGCACCTAAACCAAAGAAGGAGGAACCTGCACCTAAGCCAAAACAAGATGATTCGAAGCCTCTAGCTTCATTTACGTCGTTCTCTCGTGATGAGAGCAGAGTCAAGATGAACCGTATGAGAATGAGAATTGCAGAGAGATTAAAGGAATCTCAAAATACTGCAGCATCTTTAACAACTTTTAACGAATGTGATATGTCTGCTGTTATGGAGATGAGAAAGCTatataaagatgaaatcaTTAAGAAGAGAGGTACAAAGTTTGGTTTTATGGGTCTGTTCTCTAAAGCTTGTACTTTAGCCGCCAAGGATATCCCAGCAGTAAACGGTGCCATTGAGGGTGATCAGATCGTCTACCGTGACTATActgatatttcaattgctgTTTCTACTCCAAAAGGTTTAGTCACCCCAGTTGTTCGTAATGCCGAGTCTTTGAGTGTCcttgaagttgaagaagaaattgttcGTCTGAGCACTAAGGCTCGTGATGGTAAATTAACCTTGGAAGATATGACTGGAGGTACTTTTACAATTTCAAACGGTGGTGTGTTCGGTTCTTTATATGGTACTCCAATCATTAATATGCCTCAGACAGCTGTTCTGGGTTTACATGGTATTAAAGAGAGACCTGTAACTGTCAATGGCCAGATTGTTTCGAGACCGATGATGTATTTAGCTTTGACATATGATCACAGGTTATTAGATGGTAGGGAGGCAGTCACTTTCTTGAGGACTATTAAAGAATTGATTGAGGatccaaagaaaatgttgttGTTCTAGAAAGTTTGGCAAGGTCCCGCGCACATTGGCTTTCTACTAATGTCCAGAGATGAATTATATGtgatcaattttttaatGCATATGTAGTAAAACTATTTATTTTATGTCCAAAGAGAGAACCAATTTCTATTCAGTTATTCGGTAGATACAACAATGCTAATTTTCACTTGACCTACCTGTTAGATATATATAGTAAACTGAGCATTTACTATTTCGCAATATTGTGCAGAATTGAGCATTATCTTTGTTCCCTTGTTTCATAAGCCTTGGTTTGCGATAAACTCCACTTCGGATGCTATGCACTCATCTTCATTAACTATTCCTTGTTTGATCAAATCGCCCCAGAATAGTGACATTTTGTCCCTACAGTAAAGTAAATACTCAAATGAATCAACATCGACACCTTCAATTCCCTGAATTATCGATTCGATGTTCACTGAATCACAGTTTTCTGTAGGATCAGTTTCAGATTTTATTAGGTATTTTCCTCCCCCTGTTCCTTCtgtttcttgattttccaGACATTCCGTTTGCAATTGGCCACTTTGCAAAATTGCCCACACTGACCAGAAAAGTTGAACTGTAGGTCTCcattttaaaatttcattatagTATTTTCGTACCTCTGCATCTATCGAATCGGTTGAATTCCCTTTAAGGTGAGAAACGTACGAGTAGATAAAATTTAGCATATGCTCCTTGTTTGGAAATGCTTCCTTATTGCATTTGTATGGTTCTGCATTATTATAGTCA from Zygotorulaspora mrakii chromosome 7, complete sequence includes the following:
- the KGD2 gene encoding dihydrolipoyl transsuccinylase (similar to Saccharomyces cerevisiae KGD2 (YDR148C); ancestral locus Anc_8.329): MLSLSRSSIRGATSNALRASVLCSSRRAASSADWVYAGSANKRYASTALLRNENVHTKALTPSARIFMGRRFEATSVKVPPMAESLTEGSLKDFTKEVGDFIEEDQLLATIETDKIDIEVNSPVSGTIKKLNFKPEDTVTVGEELATIEPGERSSSPEKKEEPKKEESETSAPPPPPTPAQEQKEEREEPKKEKPAPKPKKEEPAPKPKQDDSKPLASFTSFSRDESRVKMNRMRMRIAERLKESQNTAASLTTFNECDMSAVMEMRKLYKDEIIKKRGTKFGFMGLFSKACTLAAKDIPAVNGAIEGDQIVYRDYTDISIAVSTPKGLVTPVVRNAESLSVLEVEEEIVRLSTKARDGKLTLEDMTGGTFTISNGGVFGSLYGTPIINMPQTAVLGLHGIKERPVTVNGQIVSRPMMYLALTYDHRLLDGREAVTFLRTIKELIEDPKKMLLF
- the SLX4 gene encoding Slx4p (similar to Saccharomyces cerevisiae SLX4 (YLR135W); ancestral locus Anc_8.330) codes for the protein MDLERARRNLDLVRKGQPEVCEGSGDECDDGDINPGLDMDVGGGTLIPDSLGLSSVSSVAESQEEVPIFINTQVQGQLDDLEQENIMKSKLRQFDYNLDSSQAKSILKSWPAVKSRTSTRTKKRVQSGAKSVTQTNIEGHSKSEVLLKKLSGKHSKIKDILKTPQLSKSVNNKRGKKTPIKYDIYNAQEWNHIYQRLMETFPQTKYKEVGEVYHFLYGVEGTKQDLWTSSQLPPDDSYKDQCMSSPSGSPMKESQQATIMSLSQVMSDDFVGEKLEENHGQGSQKYDEASQSPFEHRTNELTSEDPINQPDEEYDDDDHISIVSDTTDESFPVPPVKSENPYKGTLTNFGAPPILPPPNTEGIIDLTSSFKAVQCLISPLKSDETTSIQVPATRNPTIRASPKIWSDEPRMGANMIRLKMRKIQLSSAKEYFSRLFEMHLIDAQTNVPDTEAEDNDEDFCVIDLEPIAENSRDGQEFHLNSQILSQSAAKMRQNLKEIGLKPSRSKSEMIASLQAASQVLDASTDTKEQRKEVYDLLTTLVQSSPSLHEKVYTFQPIVLKDLIKQLAAANPFVDHLNEPIIREWADMQGICLRSS